From a single Stigmatopora argus isolate UIUO_Sarg chromosome 4, RoL_Sarg_1.0, whole genome shotgun sequence genomic region:
- the atp2c1 gene encoding calcium-transporting ATPase type 2C member 1 isoform X4, producing MLKRREVALSHTHVQCGQDEMMVPVLSSKKASELPVNEVASALQANLQHGLSEDEVSRRRLFHGWNEFDIGEDEPLWRKYIWQFKDPLILLLLASAIISVLMRQFDDAVSITVAIIIVVTVAFVQEYRSEKSLQELGKLVPPQCHCVRQGQMQHTLARELVPGDTVCLAVGERVPADLRLFEAADLSVDESSLTGETTPSAKSAARQPPAADGDIASRANIAFMGTLVRCGKAKGVVIGTGENSEFGEVFKMMQAEEAPKTPLQKSMDLLGKQLSLYSFGIIGVIMLVGWLQGKRIMDMFTIGVSLAVAAIPEGLPIVVTVTLALGVMRMVKKRAIVKKLPIVETLSCCNVICSDKTGTLTKNEMTVTQMFTSDGLHAEVALLVALYRTLPSFLFPFGLQVTGVGYNGSGEVLSQGELVHGYSHPSLSRIAEVGRICNDAVIRNGTVLGRPTEGALVALAVKMGLDDVQREYVRVEELPFTSDKKWMAVRCVHRTRQDQAGVFFVKGAHEQVIRLCASYNSRGSPLPLNQQQMELYGQQMGYMGSAGLRVLAFASGEQMGALNFLGLVGIIDPPRPGVKEAVGTLLGSGVAVKMITGDSRETAASIAGRLGLSSKGGECLSGEEVDRLELQQLSQIVPRISVFYRASPRHKLKIVKSLQNIGAVVAMTGDGVNDAVALKAADIGVAMGRAGTDVCKEAADMILVDDDFNTIVSAIEEGKGIYNNIKNFVRFQLSTSIAALTLISLATLMNFPNPLNAMQILWINIIMDGPPAQSLGVEPVDRAVILKPPRNVRDSIITRGLILKVLVSAFIIVCGTLFVFWRELQDNEITPRDTTMTFTCFVFFDMFNALGSRSQTRMVHELGLCSNPAFCVAVLASIMGQLLVIYFPPLQRVFQTESLSFLGKPSENLHSEDFSSVRRGSFASAAANFPLPPTGTDGGSRGDGWSLLPGRLYFGTRGEDGPSASPVSDAAGEAERFCPRTASRRNGIRPSEGKAQRWTRRL from the exons ATGTTAAAGAGACGGGAAGTTGCG CTTTCCCACACACATGTGCAGTGCGGCCAGGACGAAATGATGGTTCCCGTGCTCAGTTCCAAAAAAGCCAGCGAGCTGCCCGTCAACGAGGTGGCGAGCGCCCTGCAG GCCAACCTCCAGCACGGCCTGAGCGAGGACGAGGTGTCTCGCCGCCGGCTCTTCCACGGCTGGAACGAGTTTGACATCGGCGAGGACGAGCCGCTGTGGAGGAAGTACATCTGGCAG TTCAAGGATCCGTTGATCCTTCTCCTGCTGGCGTCGGCGATCATCAGCGTTCTCATGCGGCAGTTTGACGACGCCGTCAGCATCACCGTG GCCATCATCATCGTGGTCACCGTGGCCTTCGTCCAG GAGTACCGCTCGGAGAAGTCTCTGCAAGAGCTGGGCAAATTGGTCCCGCCCCAGTGTCACTG CGTTCGCCAGGGTCAGATGCAGCACACGCTGGCCCGGGAACTGGTCCCGGGAGACACCGTGTGCCTGGCGGTGGGTGAGCGCGTCCCGGCCGACCTGCGCCTCTTCGAG GCCGCCGACCTCTCCGTGGACGAGTCCAGTCTGACGGGCGAGACGACGCCCTCCGCCAAGTCGGCCGCGCGCCAGCCGCCCGCCGCCGACGGGGACATTGCGTCGCGCGCCAACATCGCCTTCATGGGAACGCTGGTGCGCTGCGGCAAAGCCAAG GGCGTCGTCATCGGAACCGGAGAAAACTCGGAATTCGGGGAGGTTTTCAAGATGATGCAAGCCGAGGAG GCCCCCAAGACGCCACTGCAGAAGAGTATGGACCTGCTGGGGAAGCAGCTCTCGCTCTATTCCTTCGGCATCATCG GAGTCATCATGCTGGTGGGCTGGCTGCAGGGCAAGCGAATCATGGACATGTTCACCATCGGCGTCAG CCTGGCGGTGGCGGCCATACCCGAGGGGCTCCCCATCGTGGTCACCGTGACCCTGGCGCTGGGCGTCATGCGCATGGTCAAGAAGAGAGCCATCGTCAAGAAGCTCCCCATCGTGGAGACGCTGA GCTGCTGCAACGTCATCTGTTCGGACAAGACGGGGACGCTGACCAAGAACGAGATGACCGTCACGCAGATGTTCACGTCGGACGGACTCCACGCCGAGGTGGCTCTCCTCGTTGCGCTCTACCGAACTCTACCGagctttctttttccttttgggCTTCAGGTGACGGGCGTGGGCTACAACGGCAGCGGAGAGGTTTTGTCCCAGGGCGAGCTCGTCCACGGCTATTCTCACCCGTCGCTGAGCAGGATCGCGGAG GTGGGGCGGATCTGCAACGACGCGGTCATCAGGAACGGGACGGTCCTTGGCCGACCCACCGAGGGAGCGCTGGTGGCCCTCGCCGTCAAG ATGGGCCTGGACGACGTGCAGCGGGAGTACGTTCGCGTGGAGGAGCTTCCCTTCACCTCGGACAAGAAGTGGATGGCGGTGCGCTGCGTTCACCGCACGCGACAG GACCAGGCGGGCGTGTTTTTCGTGAAGGGCGCCCACGAGCAGGTGATCCGCCTGTGCGCCTCCTACAACAGCCGGGGGAGCCCGCTTCCTCTCaaccaacagcagatggagctCTACGGGCAGCAGATGGGCTACATGGGCAGCGCCGGCCTCCGAG TGTTGGCCTTCGCCTCCGGCGAGCAGATGGGGGCCCTGAACTTTCTGGGCCTGGTGGGCATCATCGATCCTCCCAGGCCGGGAGTCAAGGAGGCGGTGGGCACGCTGCTGGGCTCGGGGGTCGCCGTCAAGATGATCACCGGAGACTCCCGGGAGACGGCCGCCTCCATCG CCGGTCGTCTGGGCCTGTCGTCCAAAGGAGGGGAGTGCCTGTCGGGAGAGGAGGTGGACCGTCTGGAACTGCAGCAGCTCTCGCAAATAGTCCCTCGG ATATCAGTTTTCTACCGAGCCAGTCCCAGACACAAGCTCAAAATTGTCAAG TCCTTGCAGAACATCGGCGCGGTGGTGGCCATGACGGGCGACGGCGTCAACGACGCGGTGGCACTGAAGGCGGCCGACATCGGCGTGGCCATGGGCCGCGCCGGGACCGACGTGTGCAAGGAGGCGGCCGACATGATCCTGGTGGACGACGACTTCAACACCATCGT GTCGGCCATCGAGGAGGGAAAAGGAATCTACAACAACATCAAGAACTTTGTGCGCTTCCAACTCAGCAC GAGCATCGCCGCGCTGACCCTCATCTCCCTGGCTACGCTGATGAACTTCCCCAACCCGCTGAACGCCATGCAGATCTTGTGGATCAACATCATCATGGACGGCCCCCCCGCTCAGAG TTTGGGCGTGGAGCCGGTGGACCGGGCGGTGATCCTCAAACCTCCTCGCAACGTCCGCGACAGCATCATCACGCGCGGCCTCATCCTTAAGGTTTTGGTGTCGGCCTTCATCATCGTCTGCGGGACGCTCTTCGTCTTCTGGAGGGAG CTGCAGGACAACGAGATCACACCCCGAGACACCACCATGACCTTCACCTGCTTCGTCTTCTTCGACATGTTCAACGCGCTCGGCTCGCGCTCGCAG ACGCGCATGGTGCACGAGCTGGGCCTGTGCAGCAACCCCGCCTTCTGCGTGGCGGTGCTGGCGTCCATCATGGGACAGCTGCTGGTCATCTACTTCCCGCCCCTGCAGAGGGTCTTCCAGACCGAGAGCCTCAGCTTCCTCGGTAAGCCCTCCGAAAACCTCCACTCCGAAGACTTTTCTTCCGTCCGGAGAGGGTCCTTCGCTTCCGCCGCTGCCAACTTCCCGCTCCCTCCGACCGGGACGGACGGAGGGTCACGCGGCGATGGGTGGAGCCTTCTTCCAGGCCGGCTCTATTTTGGGACTCGCGGCGAAGACGGTCCGTCGGCAAGTCCCGTCTCGGACGCCGCGGGTGAGGCGGAACGCTTTTGCCCGAGGACGGCGAGTCGTCGGAACGGAATCCGTCCGAGCGAGGGAAAAGCCCAAAGATGGACGCGGCGTCTGTAG
- the atp2c1 gene encoding calcium-transporting ATPase type 2C member 1 isoform X2, translating into MGGEPRPFPFPTVTPPPPLSPVRESFFSSPVTRPPVSWPPVVHPPVWIWPAAGRGTRGHVCSGRSGAALEENLGGGPTKSPSDPGASAEQTAAARTSGLLASRSQKMNESWRLSHTHVQCGQDEMMVPVLSSKKASELPVNEVASALQANLQHGLSEDEVSRRRLFHGWNEFDIGEDEPLWRKYIWQFKDPLILLLLASAIISVLMRQFDDAVSITVAIIIVVTVAFVQEYRSEKSLQELGKLVPPQCHCVRQGQMQHTLARELVPGDTVCLAVGERVPADLRLFEAADLSVDESSLTGETTPSAKSAARQPPAADGDIASRANIAFMGTLVRCGKAKGVVIGTGENSEFGEVFKMMQAEEAPKTPLQKSMDLLGKQLSLYSFGIIGVIMLVGWLQGKRIMDMFTIGVSLAVAAIPEGLPIVVTVTLALGVMRMVKKRAIVKKLPIVETLSCCNVICSDKTGTLTKNEMTVTQMFTSDGLHAEVTGVGYNGSGEVLSQGELVHGYSHPSLSRIAEVGRICNDAVIRNGTVLGRPTEGALVALAVKMGLDDVQREYVRVEELPFTSDKKWMAVRCVHRTRQDQAGVFFVKGAHEQVIRLCASYNSRGSPLPLNQQQMELYGQQMGYMGSAGLRVLAFASGEQMGALNFLGLVGIIDPPRPGVKEAVGTLLGSGVAVKMITGDSRETAASIAGRLGLSSKGGECLSGEEVDRLELQQLSQIVPRISVFYRASPRHKLKIVKSLQNIGAVVAMTGDGVNDAVALKAADIGVAMGRAGTDVCKEAADMILVDDDFNTIVSAIEEGKGIYNNIKNFVRFQLSTSIAALTLISLATLMNFPNPLNAMQILWINIIMDGPPAQSLGVEPVDRAVILKPPRNVRDSIITRGLILKVLVSAFIIVCGTLFVFWRELQDNEITPRDTTMTFTCFVFFDMFNALGSRSQTRMVHELGLCSNPAFCVAVLASIMGQLLVIYFPPLQRVFQTESLSFLGKPSENLHSEDFSSVRRGSFASAAANFPLPPTGTDGGSRGDGWSLLPGRLYFGTRGEDGPSASPVSDAAGEAERFCPRTASRRNGIRPSEGKAQRWTRRL; encoded by the exons ATGGGAGGGGAACCGCGTCCTTTCCCTTTTCCAACAGTCACGCCCCCTCCGCCTCTTAGCCCAGTCcgggaatcttttttttcctctccggTCACGCGGCCACCTGTCTCTTGGCCGCCGGTGGTGCATCCACCCGTTTGGATTTGGCCCGCAGCCGGCAGGGGAACCCGCGGTCACGTGTGCTCGGGGCGGAGCGGCGCCGCCCTTGAAGAAAACCTCGGCGGCGGCCCCACCAAATCTCCGTCGGACCCAGGAGCCTCCGCCGAGCAAACGGCCGCCGCTCGTACGTCTGGACTCTTGGCGTCTCGGTcacaaaagatgaatgaatcctGGCGG CTTTCCCACACACATGTGCAGTGCGGCCAGGACGAAATGATGGTTCCCGTGCTCAGTTCCAAAAAAGCCAGCGAGCTGCCCGTCAACGAGGTGGCGAGCGCCCTGCAG GCCAACCTCCAGCACGGCCTGAGCGAGGACGAGGTGTCTCGCCGCCGGCTCTTCCACGGCTGGAACGAGTTTGACATCGGCGAGGACGAGCCGCTGTGGAGGAAGTACATCTGGCAG TTCAAGGATCCGTTGATCCTTCTCCTGCTGGCGTCGGCGATCATCAGCGTTCTCATGCGGCAGTTTGACGACGCCGTCAGCATCACCGTG GCCATCATCATCGTGGTCACCGTGGCCTTCGTCCAG GAGTACCGCTCGGAGAAGTCTCTGCAAGAGCTGGGCAAATTGGTCCCGCCCCAGTGTCACTG CGTTCGCCAGGGTCAGATGCAGCACACGCTGGCCCGGGAACTGGTCCCGGGAGACACCGTGTGCCTGGCGGTGGGTGAGCGCGTCCCGGCCGACCTGCGCCTCTTCGAG GCCGCCGACCTCTCCGTGGACGAGTCCAGTCTGACGGGCGAGACGACGCCCTCCGCCAAGTCGGCCGCGCGCCAGCCGCCCGCCGCCGACGGGGACATTGCGTCGCGCGCCAACATCGCCTTCATGGGAACGCTGGTGCGCTGCGGCAAAGCCAAG GGCGTCGTCATCGGAACCGGAGAAAACTCGGAATTCGGGGAGGTTTTCAAGATGATGCAAGCCGAGGAG GCCCCCAAGACGCCACTGCAGAAGAGTATGGACCTGCTGGGGAAGCAGCTCTCGCTCTATTCCTTCGGCATCATCG GAGTCATCATGCTGGTGGGCTGGCTGCAGGGCAAGCGAATCATGGACATGTTCACCATCGGCGTCAG CCTGGCGGTGGCGGCCATACCCGAGGGGCTCCCCATCGTGGTCACCGTGACCCTGGCGCTGGGCGTCATGCGCATGGTCAAGAAGAGAGCCATCGTCAAGAAGCTCCCCATCGTGGAGACGCTGA GCTGCTGCAACGTCATCTGTTCGGACAAGACGGGGACGCTGACCAAGAACGAGATGACCGTCACGCAGATGTTCACGTCGGACGGACTCCACGCCGAG GTGACGGGCGTGGGCTACAACGGCAGCGGAGAGGTTTTGTCCCAGGGCGAGCTCGTCCACGGCTATTCTCACCCGTCGCTGAGCAGGATCGCGGAG GTGGGGCGGATCTGCAACGACGCGGTCATCAGGAACGGGACGGTCCTTGGCCGACCCACCGAGGGAGCGCTGGTGGCCCTCGCCGTCAAG ATGGGCCTGGACGACGTGCAGCGGGAGTACGTTCGCGTGGAGGAGCTTCCCTTCACCTCGGACAAGAAGTGGATGGCGGTGCGCTGCGTTCACCGCACGCGACAG GACCAGGCGGGCGTGTTTTTCGTGAAGGGCGCCCACGAGCAGGTGATCCGCCTGTGCGCCTCCTACAACAGCCGGGGGAGCCCGCTTCCTCTCaaccaacagcagatggagctCTACGGGCAGCAGATGGGCTACATGGGCAGCGCCGGCCTCCGAG TGTTGGCCTTCGCCTCCGGCGAGCAGATGGGGGCCCTGAACTTTCTGGGCCTGGTGGGCATCATCGATCCTCCCAGGCCGGGAGTCAAGGAGGCGGTGGGCACGCTGCTGGGCTCGGGGGTCGCCGTCAAGATGATCACCGGAGACTCCCGGGAGACGGCCGCCTCCATCG CCGGTCGTCTGGGCCTGTCGTCCAAAGGAGGGGAGTGCCTGTCGGGAGAGGAGGTGGACCGTCTGGAACTGCAGCAGCTCTCGCAAATAGTCCCTCGG ATATCAGTTTTCTACCGAGCCAGTCCCAGACACAAGCTCAAAATTGTCAAG TCCTTGCAGAACATCGGCGCGGTGGTGGCCATGACGGGCGACGGCGTCAACGACGCGGTGGCACTGAAGGCGGCCGACATCGGCGTGGCCATGGGCCGCGCCGGGACCGACGTGTGCAAGGAGGCGGCCGACATGATCCTGGTGGACGACGACTTCAACACCATCGT GTCGGCCATCGAGGAGGGAAAAGGAATCTACAACAACATCAAGAACTTTGTGCGCTTCCAACTCAGCAC GAGCATCGCCGCGCTGACCCTCATCTCCCTGGCTACGCTGATGAACTTCCCCAACCCGCTGAACGCCATGCAGATCTTGTGGATCAACATCATCATGGACGGCCCCCCCGCTCAGAG TTTGGGCGTGGAGCCGGTGGACCGGGCGGTGATCCTCAAACCTCCTCGCAACGTCCGCGACAGCATCATCACGCGCGGCCTCATCCTTAAGGTTTTGGTGTCGGCCTTCATCATCGTCTGCGGGACGCTCTTCGTCTTCTGGAGGGAG CTGCAGGACAACGAGATCACACCCCGAGACACCACCATGACCTTCACCTGCTTCGTCTTCTTCGACATGTTCAACGCGCTCGGCTCGCGCTCGCAG ACGCGCATGGTGCACGAGCTGGGCCTGTGCAGCAACCCCGCCTTCTGCGTGGCGGTGCTGGCGTCCATCATGGGACAGCTGCTGGTCATCTACTTCCCGCCCCTGCAGAGGGTCTTCCAGACCGAGAGCCTCAGCTTCCTCGGTAAGCCCTCCGAAAACCTCCACTCCGAAGACTTTTCTTCCGTCCGGAGAGGGTCCTTCGCTTCCGCCGCTGCCAACTTCCCGCTCCCTCCGACCGGGACGGACGGAGGGTCACGCGGCGATGGGTGGAGCCTTCTTCCAGGCCGGCTCTATTTTGGGACTCGCGGCGAAGACGGTCCGTCGGCAAGTCCCGTCTCGGACGCCGCGGGTGAGGCGGAACGCTTTTGCCCGAGGACGGCGAGTCGTCGGAACGGAATCCGTCCGAGCGAGGGAAAAGCCCAAAGATGGACGCGGCGTCTGTAG
- the atp2c1 gene encoding calcium-transporting ATPase type 2C member 1 isoform X3, which produces MGGEPRPFPFPTVTPPPPLSPVRESFFSSPVTRPPVSWPPVVHPPVWIWPAAGRGTRGHVCSGRSGAALEENLGGGPTKSPSDPGASAEQTAAARTSGLLASRSQKMNESWRLSHTHVQCGQDEMMVPVLSSKKASELPVNEVASALQANLQHGLSEDEVSRRRLFHGWNEFDIGEDEPLWRKYIWQFKDPLILLLLASAIISVLMRQFDDAVSITVAIIIVVTVAFVQEYRSEKSLQELGKLVPPQCHCVRQGQMQHTLARELVPGDTVCLAVGERVPADLRLFEAADLSVDESSLTGETTPSAKSAARQPPAADGDIASRANIAFMGTLVRCGKAKGVVIGTGENSEFGEVFKMMQAEEAPKTPLQKSMDLLGKQLSLYSFGIIGVIMLVGWLQGKRIMDMFTIGVSLAVAAIPEGLPIVVTVTLALGVMRMVKKRAIVKKLPIVETLSCCNVICSDKTGTLTKNEMTVTQMFTSDGLHAEVTGVGYNGSGEVLSQGELVHGYSHPSLSRIAEVGRICNDAVIRNGTVLGRPTEGALVALAVKMGLDDVQREYVRVEELPFTSDKKWMAVRCVHRTRQDQAGVFFVKGAHEQVIRLCASYNSRGSPLPLNQQQMELYGQQMGYMGSAGLRVLAFASGEQMGALNFLGLVGIIDPPRPGVKEAVGTLLGSGVAVKMITGDSRETAASIAGRLGLSSKGGECLSGEEVDRLELQQLSQIVPRISVFYRASPRHKLKIVKSLQNIGAVVAMTGDGVNDAVALKAADIGVAMGRAGTDVCKEAADMILVDDDFNTIVSAIEEGKGIYNNIKNFVRFQLSTSIAALTLISLATLMNFPNPLNAMQILWINIIMDGPPAQSLGVEPVDRAVILKPPRNVRDSIITRGLILKVLVSAFIIVCGTLFVFWRELQDNEITPRDTTMTFTCFVFFDMFNALGSRSQTRMVHELGLCSNPAFCVAVLASIMGQLLVIYFPPLQRVFQTESLSFLDLLFLIFLTSSVWVVSESIKKAERWGSAPRRIPADGSHQV; this is translated from the exons ATGGGAGGGGAACCGCGTCCTTTCCCTTTTCCAACAGTCACGCCCCCTCCGCCTCTTAGCCCAGTCcgggaatcttttttttcctctccggTCACGCGGCCACCTGTCTCTTGGCCGCCGGTGGTGCATCCACCCGTTTGGATTTGGCCCGCAGCCGGCAGGGGAACCCGCGGTCACGTGTGCTCGGGGCGGAGCGGCGCCGCCCTTGAAGAAAACCTCGGCGGCGGCCCCACCAAATCTCCGTCGGACCCAGGAGCCTCCGCCGAGCAAACGGCCGCCGCTCGTACGTCTGGACTCTTGGCGTCTCGGTcacaaaagatgaatgaatcctGGCGG CTTTCCCACACACATGTGCAGTGCGGCCAGGACGAAATGATGGTTCCCGTGCTCAGTTCCAAAAAAGCCAGCGAGCTGCCCGTCAACGAGGTGGCGAGCGCCCTGCAG GCCAACCTCCAGCACGGCCTGAGCGAGGACGAGGTGTCTCGCCGCCGGCTCTTCCACGGCTGGAACGAGTTTGACATCGGCGAGGACGAGCCGCTGTGGAGGAAGTACATCTGGCAG TTCAAGGATCCGTTGATCCTTCTCCTGCTGGCGTCGGCGATCATCAGCGTTCTCATGCGGCAGTTTGACGACGCCGTCAGCATCACCGTG GCCATCATCATCGTGGTCACCGTGGCCTTCGTCCAG GAGTACCGCTCGGAGAAGTCTCTGCAAGAGCTGGGCAAATTGGTCCCGCCCCAGTGTCACTG CGTTCGCCAGGGTCAGATGCAGCACACGCTGGCCCGGGAACTGGTCCCGGGAGACACCGTGTGCCTGGCGGTGGGTGAGCGCGTCCCGGCCGACCTGCGCCTCTTCGAG GCCGCCGACCTCTCCGTGGACGAGTCCAGTCTGACGGGCGAGACGACGCCCTCCGCCAAGTCGGCCGCGCGCCAGCCGCCCGCCGCCGACGGGGACATTGCGTCGCGCGCCAACATCGCCTTCATGGGAACGCTGGTGCGCTGCGGCAAAGCCAAG GGCGTCGTCATCGGAACCGGAGAAAACTCGGAATTCGGGGAGGTTTTCAAGATGATGCAAGCCGAGGAG GCCCCCAAGACGCCACTGCAGAAGAGTATGGACCTGCTGGGGAAGCAGCTCTCGCTCTATTCCTTCGGCATCATCG GAGTCATCATGCTGGTGGGCTGGCTGCAGGGCAAGCGAATCATGGACATGTTCACCATCGGCGTCAG CCTGGCGGTGGCGGCCATACCCGAGGGGCTCCCCATCGTGGTCACCGTGACCCTGGCGCTGGGCGTCATGCGCATGGTCAAGAAGAGAGCCATCGTCAAGAAGCTCCCCATCGTGGAGACGCTGA GCTGCTGCAACGTCATCTGTTCGGACAAGACGGGGACGCTGACCAAGAACGAGATGACCGTCACGCAGATGTTCACGTCGGACGGACTCCACGCCGAG GTGACGGGCGTGGGCTACAACGGCAGCGGAGAGGTTTTGTCCCAGGGCGAGCTCGTCCACGGCTATTCTCACCCGTCGCTGAGCAGGATCGCGGAG GTGGGGCGGATCTGCAACGACGCGGTCATCAGGAACGGGACGGTCCTTGGCCGACCCACCGAGGGAGCGCTGGTGGCCCTCGCCGTCAAG ATGGGCCTGGACGACGTGCAGCGGGAGTACGTTCGCGTGGAGGAGCTTCCCTTCACCTCGGACAAGAAGTGGATGGCGGTGCGCTGCGTTCACCGCACGCGACAG GACCAGGCGGGCGTGTTTTTCGTGAAGGGCGCCCACGAGCAGGTGATCCGCCTGTGCGCCTCCTACAACAGCCGGGGGAGCCCGCTTCCTCTCaaccaacagcagatggagctCTACGGGCAGCAGATGGGCTACATGGGCAGCGCCGGCCTCCGAG TGTTGGCCTTCGCCTCCGGCGAGCAGATGGGGGCCCTGAACTTTCTGGGCCTGGTGGGCATCATCGATCCTCCCAGGCCGGGAGTCAAGGAGGCGGTGGGCACGCTGCTGGGCTCGGGGGTCGCCGTCAAGATGATCACCGGAGACTCCCGGGAGACGGCCGCCTCCATCG CCGGTCGTCTGGGCCTGTCGTCCAAAGGAGGGGAGTGCCTGTCGGGAGAGGAGGTGGACCGTCTGGAACTGCAGCAGCTCTCGCAAATAGTCCCTCGG ATATCAGTTTTCTACCGAGCCAGTCCCAGACACAAGCTCAAAATTGTCAAG TCCTTGCAGAACATCGGCGCGGTGGTGGCCATGACGGGCGACGGCGTCAACGACGCGGTGGCACTGAAGGCGGCCGACATCGGCGTGGCCATGGGCCGCGCCGGGACCGACGTGTGCAAGGAGGCGGCCGACATGATCCTGGTGGACGACGACTTCAACACCATCGT GTCGGCCATCGAGGAGGGAAAAGGAATCTACAACAACATCAAGAACTTTGTGCGCTTCCAACTCAGCAC GAGCATCGCCGCGCTGACCCTCATCTCCCTGGCTACGCTGATGAACTTCCCCAACCCGCTGAACGCCATGCAGATCTTGTGGATCAACATCATCATGGACGGCCCCCCCGCTCAGAG TTTGGGCGTGGAGCCGGTGGACCGGGCGGTGATCCTCAAACCTCCTCGCAACGTCCGCGACAGCATCATCACGCGCGGCCTCATCCTTAAGGTTTTGGTGTCGGCCTTCATCATCGTCTGCGGGACGCTCTTCGTCTTCTGGAGGGAG CTGCAGGACAACGAGATCACACCCCGAGACACCACCATGACCTTCACCTGCTTCGTCTTCTTCGACATGTTCAACGCGCTCGGCTCGCGCTCGCAG ACGCGCATGGTGCACGAGCTGGGCCTGTGCAGCAACCCCGCCTTCTGCGTGGCGGTGCTGGCGTCCATCATGGGACAGCTGCTGGTCATCTACTTCCCGCCCCTGCAGAGGGTCTTCCAGACCGAGAGCCTCAGCTTCCTCG ACCTACTGTTCCTGATCTTCCTGACGTCGTCCGTGTGGGTGGTGTCAGAGAGCATCAAGAAAGCCGAGAGGTGGGGAAGCGCGCCCAGGAGGATTCCGGCCGACGGCTCCCATCAGGTATGA